Proteins from one Deltaproteobacteria bacterium genomic window:
- a CDS encoding SET domain-containing protein-lysine N-methyltransferase, translating into MIHPATRLSFIDEQIGFGVIVTERLPAGTITWVQDPLDQLLPADASSLPSGHYRATLEKYTFINRSGQRVLCWDIGRYMNHSCEANTFSPGLDFEIAIRDIEVGEQLTSDYGALNLEERLECRCGSPRCRGVVEPEDFVRLAPEWDAMVRRAFPAVSRVPQPLWDLVTERELVEKGIADPPSLPSILVHRVVAANGAAHRGENGAASPAW; encoded by the coding sequence ATGATCCACCCTGCGACACGTCTGTCCTTCATCGACGAGCAGATCGGCTTCGGAGTGATCGTCACCGAGCGGCTACCTGCTGGAACCATCACCTGGGTGCAGGACCCGCTCGATCAGCTGCTGCCAGCCGACGCGAGCTCGCTGCCCTCCGGGCACTACCGGGCCACCCTGGAGAAGTACACCTTCATCAACCGCAGCGGTCAGCGCGTCCTGTGCTGGGACATCGGCCGCTACATGAACCACAGCTGCGAGGCCAACACCTTCAGCCCCGGCCTCGACTTCGAGATCGCGATCCGGGACATCGAGGTCGGCGAGCAGCTCACCAGCGACTACGGCGCCCTCAACCTGGAGGAGCGCCTCGAGTGCCGCTGCGGCTCGCCCCGCTGCCGGGGAGTGGTCGAGCCCGAGGACTTCGTCCGCCTCGCCCCCGAGTGGGACGCGATGGTGCGGCGCGCCTTCCCGGCCGTGAGCCGCGTGCCCCAGCCGCTCTGGGACCTCGTGACGGAGCGGGAGCTCGTCGAGAAGGGGATCGCCGATCCGCCGAGCCTGCCCTCCATCCTGGTCCACCGGGTGGTGGCGGCCAACGGCGCGGCCCACCGGGGCGAGAACGGCGCGGCCAGCCCGGCGTGGTAG
- a CDS encoding crosslink repair DNA glycosylase YcaQ family protein: MTARGAEVLDREDARRLALCSAGLLAPGEQGLPARARGGGLRPGEPHFEYWGHEASWLPLRLFPVFEFRRRAFRHHPWWGDVIGKHRKLARDLLERIEAEGPLRSADLEGRGSRGWWDLKVSRKVAAALWSSGELAIRERVGFQRSFDLTERVIPAALRAERVSERAALERLALLALRGHGWASTATLVQTWRLSRHREGLVAALRRLESRGELVACHLETGAGRKAGWILPADLERVDRLRRLRPRRDVGVLLSPFDPLLWDRARVQLLFGFEQILEIFKPAAKRKYGYYCLPVLAGDQLVARLDLKAHRARGRLEVLARHEEDAGRPELHRTSKAEIARATDAALARYAAALGLAVQRP; encoded by the coding sequence GTGACCGCACGAGGGGCGGAGGTCCTCGATCGCGAGGACGCCCGCCGCCTCGCCCTCTGCTCTGCCGGGCTCCTGGCGCCCGGGGAGCAGGGGCTTCCCGCGCGCGCGCGCGGGGGTGGGCTGCGCCCCGGCGAGCCCCACTTCGAGTACTGGGGGCACGAGGCGTCGTGGCTTCCCTTGCGCTTGTTCCCGGTCTTCGAGTTCCGACGCCGGGCGTTTCGCCACCACCCCTGGTGGGGGGACGTGATCGGCAAGCATCGCAAGCTCGCCCGGGACCTGCTGGAGCGCATCGAGGCGGAGGGTCCCCTGCGCTCGGCCGACCTGGAGGGCCGGGGCAGCCGGGGCTGGTGGGACCTGAAGGTCAGCCGCAAGGTCGCCGCGGCCCTCTGGTCCTCGGGAGAGCTGGCCATCCGGGAGCGGGTGGGCTTCCAGCGCAGCTTCGACCTCACCGAGCGGGTGATCCCCGCGGCGCTGCGCGCCGAGCGGGTGAGCGAGCGAGCGGCGCTGGAGCGCCTGGCCCTGCTGGCCCTGCGCGGCCACGGCTGGGCGAGCACCGCGACCCTCGTCCAGACCTGGCGCCTCTCCCGCCACCGGGAGGGGCTGGTGGCGGCGCTGCGGAGGCTGGAGTCCCGCGGCGAGCTCGTCGCCTGCCACCTGGAGACCGGCGCCGGCCGCAAGGCCGGCTGGATCCTCCCCGCCGATCTCGAGCGGGTCGATCGCCTGCGGCGCCTGCGCCCCCGCCGCGACGTGGGCGTGCTCCTCTCGCCCTTCGATCCCCTCCTCTGGGACCGCGCCCGGGTGCAGCTCCTCTTCGGCTTCGAGCAGATCCTGGAGATCTTCAAGCCGGCGGCGAAGCGCAAGTACGGCTACTACTGCCTGCCGGTGCTGGCCGGCGATCAGCTGGTCGCCCGCCTGGATCTCAAGGCCCACCGCGCCCGGGGCCGCCTCGAGGTCCTCGCCCGCCACGAGGAGGACGCCGGTCGCCCGGAACTGCACCGCACGAGCAAGGCCGAGATCGCCCGGGCCA
- a CDS encoding MG2 domain-containing protein codes for MMGWQWTGRSLLSILALVLLASAGCPEKKEGGGEDAASTEESAEAAEEEAWSEGSGEGEAGEAAVGEAGEEGSAPGEAPAEVVQRPLTAQDLQPVIQAVGTPGLPPSKIEIQFALPVVHGGRRANAKETRLLIQPKTEGELHFTSPSTLTFTPKQPFAPGKRYEVSLASVESRSGTITPPKPSPWVESFETPAFGLDRAMVERVVYGRRQASLKLHLTGPAMQSDLQSRLAIKEGGQTLTPVVKAERGPWFTRMGADARSSVFSVTLSGSAIQPARKLMLELAAGLPMAGEPEVQAKAASREIVLYGGASMDIREVGIAEGGNGFYLEVICDDDAVRGDRYYYDRNLGRSYSSLSPRCVLDEDEAAEKIHITPAVKFTTSPSGGGFRIFGDFQRGSYSVAIDAGARTQDGGVLMKDHLQTFSVPARKPQLRFVAKGRYLPRSSWKQIPIAHLNLEKATLTLRVVPEKNLTFWMSDSSESVDYREGDLVAQRTIPLKAAPDELQTTWVDVSDLVPPETRGLIELRLDAPQVSDTSRMVLTDLHLIAKRTGGDEKHPWGRSVSTWALGAEDGRLRSGVRVQLIRPSGKVIGECTTSSEEGCRIDLPEPGVDKTQPFALIARHGDDLSYLKFDELKVSIEDAQVHGEPFRSRRKYRAYLYSDRGVYRPGEQAHLMGLVRKEAGTAPKQGMPVRMFVTDPRGKKITSRRLLTDAAGLVSLDVRFAQFATTGHYNVSLMVAKRQVGAYGFQVEEFVPERMKVEAQGARPGFLQGEPITVAVGARYLFGGVPADHRVELSCNLVPTNFSPEGVKGFTFSRWLGNAKAPRPLNLGESSGVLDAEGGTQLDCPTAAEGGTIDGPAMALVRAAVFEAGSGRTTVGSARVMVHPEKFYIGLASKVSRVSQGKQLPVEGVVVDWEGKPYTDLEEITVDFYRLEDEWGWYYDEDEGSSYRYWRRTAREARQQVKVENGRFKVAWTPPVNARAYLVRAHAGGARAGLEVQGSGGYWYYWGHEESDSTPRPDKPSWLEISGPPKLEVGEKATFELTAPFQGRLLFTAETDELVHQEWREVKAGPQSFELDLEKFSPNVYVSALLFLDPQVRGSDAPSTRRAYGVQSFTVRPTEFTHELSLMAPKEVRSNSKLEVQLDLGPLEAPAHVTVAAVDEGILSLTKFQSPDPLPAIFVRRGLGVQTYETVGWSILLPPAGPTSSTGGDEDEEGGEGDLGRVQPVKPVALWSGTVKVDKSGKAKVEFDVPEYRGALRVMAVSADRERIGRAEAKVIVRDPLVVQATVPRFLTKDDQLKIPVFVTNVSGKPQDVKVKLDVSPLRVPGLTAPEGDQTRPVKVLGDGLAKMSLKDGQGDTVVFGAEVLAASGAAHFKVIVSGGGHSFEQNNDVPILPSGPKVRRLQTIELGQGETDLRPYLEGWVPLSERSTFWVTDNPYAPAFDHLKHLLRYPYGCIEQTTSSARPLLYLANYVDRVDPELAATAKAEDMVMAGIERIFSMQTPSGGFAYWPGGTDPQPWGTAYAIHFLLDAKKQRFPVDEARLNDAIQWLESTVEQYGRFDPRRSWRYYWGYYDEPYVHYVLALAGKGKKARAQSLITHGWWWEPWWWQGSYRWRVGANAEAMMLLKAAVYLSGDRRYEAELKSPDLTPYDSDYRSRGWSFYSDRRARAIALNIHADLFGDDPTGEPLARAVYQRLQNHPSGYYTTQELAWSVTGLGKRVLGQGTKFGKPELKANGKVLGAQPRPQADRSGDRSWAVYRASEYDSVKLTLPSKEEGKVYLVLASEGVRTDESWKLGGEGLAVTRTYYDASGSRISETAPRVKLGEVVYVKLTLSGSYPEDVNNVALVDRLPAGFEIENPRLGRGGDLSFLGDANRRWAADHMNVRDDRIEVFGTLSRNARVEVVYAVRATTAGVFTIPPVEAEAMYDPEIWARAGGGTLDVAGPWSE; via the coding sequence ATGATGGGCTGGCAATGGACGGGACGGTCCCTTCTCTCGATCTTGGCCCTGGTGCTCCTGGCGAGCGCAGGCTGCCCCGAGAAGAAGGAGGGTGGGGGCGAGGACGCTGCCAGCACCGAGGAGAGCGCCGAGGCGGCCGAGGAGGAGGCCTGGTCCGAGGGATCCGGCGAGGGAGAGGCCGGCGAGGCGGCCGTCGGGGAGGCCGGCGAGGAGGGCAGCGCGCCGGGTGAGGCGCCCGCGGAGGTCGTCCAGCGGCCCCTGACCGCCCAGGACCTCCAGCCGGTGATCCAGGCGGTCGGCACGCCGGGCCTGCCCCCGAGCAAGATCGAGATCCAGTTCGCCCTGCCCGTCGTGCACGGCGGCCGCCGGGCGAACGCCAAGGAGACGAGGCTCCTCATCCAGCCGAAGACCGAGGGTGAGCTGCACTTCACCTCCCCCTCGACCCTCACCTTCACCCCCAAGCAGCCCTTCGCGCCGGGCAAGCGCTACGAGGTCTCGCTGGCCAGCGTCGAGAGCCGCAGCGGGACGATCACCCCGCCCAAGCCCAGCCCCTGGGTCGAGAGCTTCGAGACCCCGGCCTTCGGCCTCGACCGGGCGATGGTCGAGCGGGTCGTCTACGGCCGCCGGCAGGCCTCCCTGAAGCTGCACCTCACCGGCCCCGCCATGCAGAGCGACCTGCAGTCGCGGCTCGCCATCAAGGAGGGCGGCCAGACCCTCACCCCGGTGGTGAAGGCCGAGCGCGGACCCTGGTTCACCCGGATGGGCGCCGACGCGCGATCCTCGGTCTTCAGCGTCACCCTGAGCGGCAGCGCCATCCAGCCGGCGCGCAAGCTGATGCTCGAGCTGGCCGCGGGGCTGCCCATGGCGGGAGAGCCCGAGGTGCAGGCGAAGGCGGCGAGCCGGGAGATCGTCCTCTACGGCGGCGCCTCGATGGACATCCGCGAGGTGGGGATCGCCGAGGGCGGCAACGGCTTCTACCTCGAGGTGATCTGCGACGACGACGCGGTGCGGGGCGATCGCTACTACTACGACCGCAACCTGGGCCGCTCCTACTCCAGCCTCTCGCCTCGCTGCGTCCTCGACGAGGACGAGGCCGCGGAGAAGATCCACATCACCCCCGCGGTGAAGTTCACCACCTCACCCAGCGGCGGCGGCTTCCGGATCTTCGGTGACTTCCAGCGCGGCAGCTACAGCGTGGCCATCGACGCCGGCGCCCGCACCCAGGACGGCGGCGTCCTGATGAAGGACCACCTCCAGACCTTCTCGGTCCCGGCCCGCAAGCCCCAGCTGCGCTTCGTCGCCAAGGGCCGCTACCTGCCGCGCTCGTCCTGGAAGCAGATCCCCATCGCCCACCTGAATCTGGAGAAAGCGACCCTCACCCTGCGGGTGGTGCCGGAGAAGAACCTCACCTTCTGGATGTCCGACTCCTCCGAGTCGGTGGACTACCGCGAGGGCGACCTCGTCGCCCAGCGCACGATCCCCCTGAAGGCCGCGCCGGACGAGCTGCAGACGACCTGGGTGGACGTGAGCGATCTGGTGCCGCCCGAGACCCGGGGCCTGATCGAGCTGCGCCTCGACGCCCCGCAGGTCAGCGACACCTCCCGGATGGTGCTCACCGATCTCCACCTGATCGCCAAGCGCACCGGCGGTGACGAGAAGCACCCCTGGGGCCGCAGCGTCTCGACCTGGGCGCTGGGCGCCGAGGACGGCCGCCTGCGCTCGGGCGTGCGCGTGCAGCTGATCCGGCCCAGCGGCAAGGTGATCGGCGAGTGCACCACCTCCAGCGAGGAGGGCTGCCGGATCGACCTGCCCGAGCCGGGGGTGGACAAGACCCAGCCCTTCGCGCTGATCGCCCGGCACGGCGACGACCTCTCCTACCTGAAGTTCGACGAGCTGAAGGTGAGCATCGAGGACGCCCAGGTCCACGGGGAGCCCTTCCGCTCCCGCCGGAAGTACCGCGCCTACCTCTACAGCGATCGGGGGGTCTACCGCCCCGGTGAGCAGGCCCACCTGATGGGCCTGGTGCGCAAGGAGGCGGGCACCGCGCCCAAGCAGGGGATGCCGGTGCGGATGTTCGTCACCGATCCGCGGGGCAAGAAGATCACCTCGCGGCGCCTGCTCACCGACGCGGCGGGCCTGGTCAGCCTCGACGTGCGCTTCGCCCAGTTCGCGACGACCGGCCACTACAACGTCAGCCTGATGGTCGCGAAGCGCCAGGTCGGCGCCTACGGCTTCCAGGTCGAGGAGTTCGTCCCGGAGCGGATGAAGGTCGAGGCCCAGGGCGCCCGGCCCGGCTTCCTCCAGGGCGAGCCGATCACCGTCGCGGTGGGGGCGCGCTACCTCTTCGGCGGGGTGCCCGCCGACCACCGGGTCGAGCTCTCCTGCAACCTCGTGCCCACCAACTTCTCGCCCGAGGGCGTGAAGGGCTTCACCTTCAGCCGCTGGCTCGGCAACGCCAAGGCGCCGCGGCCCCTGAACCTGGGCGAGTCCTCGGGCGTCCTCGACGCCGAGGGCGGCACCCAGCTCGACTGCCCCACCGCCGCCGAGGGCGGCACCATCGACGGGCCGGCCATGGCCCTGGTGCGGGCGGCGGTCTTCGAGGCCGGCAGCGGCCGCACCACCGTGGGCAGCGCCCGGGTGATGGTGCACCCGGAGAAGTTCTACATCGGGCTCGCCTCCAAGGTGAGCCGGGTCAGCCAGGGCAAGCAGCTCCCGGTCGAGGGCGTGGTCGTCGACTGGGAGGGGAAGCCCTATACCGACCTCGAGGAGATCACCGTCGACTTCTACCGCCTCGAGGACGAGTGGGGCTGGTACTACGACGAGGACGAGGGCTCGAGCTACCGCTACTGGCGCCGCACCGCCCGCGAGGCGCGCCAGCAGGTGAAGGTGGAGAACGGCCGCTTCAAGGTGGCCTGGACCCCGCCGGTCAACGCCCGGGCGTACCTCGTGCGCGCCCACGCCGGCGGCGCCCGCGCCGGCCTCGAGGTCCAGGGCTCGGGGGGCTACTGGTACTACTGGGGTCACGAGGAGAGCGACTCCACCCCGCGGCCGGACAAGCCCTCCTGGCTGGAGATCAGCGGGCCGCCCAAGCTGGAGGTCGGCGAGAAGGCGACCTTCGAGCTCACCGCCCCCTTCCAGGGCCGGCTGCTCTTCACCGCCGAGACCGACGAGCTCGTCCACCAGGAGTGGCGCGAGGTGAAGGCGGGGCCGCAGAGCTTCGAGCTCGACCTCGAGAAGTTCTCCCCCAACGTCTACGTCTCCGCCCTGCTCTTCCTCGATCCGCAGGTGCGCGGCTCGGACGCGCCGAGCACCCGCCGGGCCTACGGCGTGCAGTCCTTCACCGTGCGGCCCACCGAGTTCACCCACGAGCTCTCGCTGATGGCCCCCAAGGAGGTGCGCTCCAACAGCAAGCTCGAGGTCCAGCTCGACCTCGGGCCGCTCGAGGCGCCGGCCCACGTCACGGTGGCGGCGGTGGACGAGGGCATCCTCTCCCTGACCAAGTTCCAGTCCCCCGATCCCCTCCCGGCGATCTTCGTGCGCCGCGGGCTGGGGGTGCAGACCTACGAGACCGTCGGCTGGTCGATCCTCCTGCCCCCCGCCGGGCCCACGAGCAGCACCGGCGGTGACGAGGACGAGGAGGGCGGAGAGGGCGACCTGGGCCGGGTGCAGCCGGTCAAGCCGGTGGCCCTCTGGTCCGGCACGGTGAAGGTCGACAAGAGCGGCAAGGCCAAGGTCGAGTTCGACGTCCCCGAGTACCGCGGCGCCCTGCGGGTGATGGCGGTGAGCGCGGACCGGGAGCGCATCGGCCGGGCCGAGGCCAAGGTGATCGTCCGCGATCCGCTGGTGGTGCAGGCCACGGTGCCGCGCTTCCTCACCAAGGACGACCAGCTGAAGATCCCGGTCTTCGTCACCAACGTCTCGGGCAAGCCCCAGGACGTGAAGGTGAAGCTCGATGTCTCGCCCCTGCGGGTGCCGGGGCTGACCGCCCCCGAGGGAGACCAGACCCGGCCGGTGAAGGTGCTGGGCGACGGCCTGGCGAAGATGAGCCTGAAGGACGGCCAGGGCGACACCGTGGTCTTCGGCGCCGAGGTCCTGGCCGCCTCCGGCGCGGCCCACTTCAAGGTGATCGTCAGCGGCGGCGGGCACAGCTTCGAGCAGAACAACGACGTGCCCATCCTGCCCTCGGGCCCGAAGGTCCGGCGCCTGCAGACGATCGAGCTGGGGCAAGGCGAGACCGACCTGCGCCCCTACCTCGAGGGCTGGGTGCCCCTCTCCGAGCGCAGCACCTTCTGGGTGACCGACAACCCCTACGCGCCGGCCTTCGATCACCTCAAGCACCTGCTGCGCTACCCCTACGGCTGCATCGAGCAGACGACCTCCTCGGCGCGGCCGCTCCTCTACCTGGCCAACTACGTCGACCGGGTGGATCCCGAGCTGGCGGCCACGGCGAAGGCCGAGGACATGGTGATGGCGGGCATCGAGCGGATCTTCTCGATGCAGACCCCCTCGGGTGGCTTCGCCTACTGGCCCGGCGGGACCGATCCCCAGCCCTGGGGCACGGCCTACGCCATCCACTTCCTCCTCGACGCCAAGAAGCAGCGCTTCCCGGTGGACGAGGCGCGGCTGAACGACGCGATCCAGTGGCTCGAGAGCACCGTCGAGCAGTACGGCCGCTTCGATCCGCGGCGCAGCTGGCGCTACTACTGGGGCTACTACGACGAGCCCTACGTCCACTACGTCCTGGCCCTGGCGGGCAAGGGCAAGAAGGCGCGGGCCCAGTCCCTGATCACCCACGGCTGGTGGTGGGAGCCCTGGTGGTGGCAGGGCTCCTACCGGTGGCGCGTTGGCGCCAACGCCGAGGCCATGATGCTCCTGAAGGCCGCGGTCTACCTCTCGGGGGACCGCCGCTACGAGGCGGAGCTCAAGAGCCCCGACCTCACCCCCTACGACAGCGACTACCGCAGCCGGGGCTGGAGCTTCTACTCCGACCGCCGGGCGCGGGCGATCGCGCTGAACATCCACGCCGACCTCTTCGGGGACGACCCCACCGGCGAGCCCCTGGCGCGGGCGGTCTACCAGCGCCTCCAGAACCATCCCTCCGGCTACTACACGACGCAGGAGCTGGCCTGGTCGGTCACCGGCCTGGGCAAGCGGGTGCTGGGGCAGGGCACGAAGTTCGGCAAGCCCGAGCTGAAGGCCAACGGCAAGGTGCTGGGGGCGCAGCCCAGGCCGCAGGCGGACAGGTCCGGCGATCGCTCCTGGGCGGTCTACCGGGCCTCCGAGTACGACAGCGTGAAGCTCACCCTGCCCTCGAAGGAGGAGGGCAAGGTCTACCTGGTGCTCGCCTCCGAGGGCGTGCGCACCGACGAGAGCTGGAAGCTCGGCGGCGAGGGCCTGGCGGTGACCCGCACCTACTACGACGCGAGCGGCAGCCGGATCAGCGAGACCGCGCCCCGGGTGAAGCTCGGGGAGGTGGTCTACGTGAAGCTCACCCTCTCGGGCTCCTACCCCGAGGACGTGAACAACGTGGCCCTGGTCGATCGCCTGCCGGCGGGCTTCGAGATCGAGAACCCGCGCCTCGGGCGCGGCGGGGACCTCTCCTTCCTCGGCGACGCCAACCGCCGCTGGGCCGCCGACCACATGAACGTCCGCGACGATCGGATCGAGGTCTTCGGCACCCTGAGCCGCAACGCCCGGGTGGAGGTGGTCTACGCCGTGCGGGCGACCACCGCCGGGGTCTTCACGATCCCGCCGGTGGAGGCCGAGGCCATGTACGACCCGGAGATCTGGGCCCGGGCCGGCGGCGGCACGCTGGACGTGGCTGGCCCCTGGAGCGAGTAG